The genomic DNA TAAAGGTTCATCCGTTTCAACTAATTGCTGTAATGGCTCTGGTAATAATTTTTGTTCAGCCATTTGATCAAGGGCAATTCCAGTTAAAACGGCGTGAACAATTTCACGTTTTTTCAGGACATTTTCAATATGTTTTTTACATTCATCAATTGTAATATCAGGAATATATTTTTGCTGTAGCTTCATGACAATTTCAGCAATATCTGTAATGGTGACACCTCGCTCTTCAAGAGATTGTTTCGTCATTTCTATCATTTCCTGTAACGTATACTTGTTCATTTGATTCCCTCCATCCTTTAATGTGTCATCCAGTTTGGTGGTGTGTTGCGATCCCAATAAATCTTACCTAAATGGTAATGGGTTTGAAAATGATCGTGATAAGTGTGATAGTGAAAATTAAACCAATATCCTTCTTGAGGCGGGTGGTCAACCCTTACATGAAAACGAATAAGATCATTTCCTGTTTTTTCATCATAAATGTGAAAAATTTTTTCGCTTTTTCCCCCGGACGGCTTAGATGAAATCATCACATGTTCAAAATTTTCTTTTTCCACTTTTAAAAAATGTCTGATTACTTCTTCCATTTTAGGAAAAATAATCGATTTAAACTCATCTTCAATCACTGGTCCAATGCGATTTCCGAATT from Bacillus alveayuensis includes the following:
- a CDS encoding phosphatidylglycerophosphatase A (product_source=KO:K01095; cath_funfam=1.10.3760.10,1.10.8.60; cog=COG1267; ko=KO:K01095; pfam=PF04608; superfamily=101307) — translated: MNKYTLQEMIEMTKQSLEERGVTITDIAEIVMKLQQKYIPDITIDECKKHIENVLKKREIVHAVLTGIALDQMAEQKLLPEPLQQLVETDEPLYGIDEILPLSIVNIYGSIGFTNFGFLDKEKYGIIKKLDSEKNGRVNTFLDDIVAAIAAAAASRIAHHHRDQMDKQLSETLSQ
- a CDS encoding hypothetical protein (product_source=Hypo-rule applied; pfam=PF14005; superfamily=52540), whose protein sequence is MMKRWVRKTLVLLFTIVTFGLVSPPDILLADENTSGPSSQESTSTVAIFSDPYHDESNFIETFIAKAEKQSFEKFGNRIGPVIEDEFKSIIFPKMEEVIRHFLKVEKENFEHVMISSKPSGGKSEKIFHIYDEKTGNDLIRFHVRVDHPPQEGYWFNFHYHTYHDHFQTHYHLGKIYWDRNTPPNWMTH